The Sphingomonas sp. R1 genome segment GCCGCACGCTGGCCACGGAAAATCCCGGCCGCCAGTTCAGCTTCGACCTGCTGCCCGCCGACCTGATCTCGGGCGCCGACGTCTACAAGACGGCCAATGCGAACCTGCAGGAAGGCGGCATCGGCTCGACGATCAACCTCAAGACGCCGCGCCCGTTCGATACGCCCGGCCAGCGCGTGATCCTCAGCGCCAAGGGCAATTACGAGAGCCTGGCGGACAAGTTCACGCCCGACCTGTTCGGTCTGTACAGCAATACGTTCCTCGACGGCCGCCTCGGTGTCCTCGTCTCGGCTTCGTACGAGCAGCGCAAGGCGCGGATCGATACCGCGGTGGTGAGCGGCTATTACAAGACCAGCGTCGGCGGCGCGAACGGCGCGCCGGTGCTGAACAACGTCTACATGCCGCAGGACTATAACCAGTATTCGGACAGCCAGGATCGCAAGCGGCGTACCTTCACCGCCACCGTGCAGGCCAAGCCGACCGACACGCTGACGATGACGCTCGACGGGGTGTACAACAAGTTCGACGTCACGTCGGTGGCGAACCAGATCGGCCATTTCTACTCGCCGGCGAACATCACCAACGTGAAGCTGGACAGCAACCGCACGGTGGTAGCGTTCGATCAGGATGCGACCGGCCATACCGATTATGTCGCCCGCACCTTCAACCGTCCGACCGAGCTGAAGTCGGTAGGCTTCAACACCGTGTGGAAGCCGAATGCGATGGTCGATGTCGCCTTCGACAGCTCCTATTCGGAAGCCCGCAACAACAATGGCGGCAACGAAATCTTCGCGGTGATCGGATTCAACAATCCGATCAAGTTCGACAGCACGGGCAGCGGCCTGCCGAGCCTCACCGCGACCAACGGCTTCACCAACACCGGTGTCGGTCGTGCGCACTTCGCGACGCGCCAGGGCTCCAACTATGGCGAGACGGTGTACGAGAACCGTCTCGATCTTACCCTGCGCACCGATTACGAGCATCTGACCGCGATCCGCTTCGGCGCGATCTACACCGATCGCACCAAGGACAACCAGCTGGTCCAGTCGAGCAGCGATACCTGGTGCTCCTATTGCGGCTATTCGATCCCGGTGGCGAGCGGCATCCTCCAGCCGTTCACGCCCAGCAACTTCCTGAGCGGAGTGGGCGGCAGCTTCCCGCGCGCCTGGCTTTCGTTCAACCCGGAAACCTATTTCAGCTTCCTGGAAAGCAAGGCGGCGGCCGACGCGCAGGACCGTGCGACCGGCCAGCCGGTGGGCACCACCTATGCGCAGATCCAGAAGACGAACGGCTATGCCGCGACGCCGCAGCCAAGCTCCTTCCGGGTGCATGAAAAGGTCGCAGGCGCCTATGCGCAGATCGACTTCAAGGGCGAGATCGGCGGCATGAAGCTGACCGGTGCCCTCGGCGCGCGCTATGTGCATACCGAGCTGGAATCGACCGGCGTGAACCAGGTGCTGCTCGACCTGCTGCCGACGCCGAACGACCCGACGCTGTACCGCGCACCGCTCTCGGCCACCGCCGTGCCGGTTTCGGGCAAGACGAGCTATGACAACTTCCTCCCCAGCCTGAACGTCAAGCTCGACGTCTCGCCCGAGATGGTCGCCCGCTTCGCGGCATCGCAGACGGTGACCCGTCCCAACCTCACCGATCTCGCCCCGCAGCTGACCTACACGGTGACGCGCCCGGGCAATCTGCAGGCGAGCGGCGGCAACCCTGCATTGAAGCCGTACAAGTCGACCAACCTCGATCTCAGCTACGAATGGTATTATCAGAATGCCGGCTTCTTCACCGTCGGCGCCTTCTACAAGCGGCTCGACGACTTCATCGTCACCTCGGTCGGCAACGAGACGATCACCATCGCCAATGCGTCGAACCTGAGCGAGTTCGCCGGCGGCAAGGCGACCTTCGCGGTCAGCCGCCCGCGCAACGTGGGGGCGGCGACCGTCTACGGCCTCGAAGTGGGCTTCCAGCACAATTTCTCGTACCTGCCGGCCCCGTTCGACGGTCTGGGCGTGACGCTGAACGCCACCTTCGTGAAGTCGAGCACCGGCGACAGCAACGACAATGGCGCGTCGTTCGCGCTGGTCGGCCTGGGCAACAGCCAGAATGCGGTGCTGTTCTATGAGAAGGGTCCGATCCAGTTCCGCGCAGCCTATAACCACCGCGACGGCTTCCTCTCGACCCAGTCTAACGCCACGGGCGGCAACCCGGTCTATACCCGCGGTGCCGGCCAGGTAGACCTGCAGGCGAGCTATGCCGTCACCAAGAGCGTGTCGCTGGTCGCAGAGGCGATCAACGTCACCAACGCGGTGGTGCAGACCTATGACGGCACGGTGAACAAGTTCCTCAGCTACACCGAAACCGGCCCGCGCTACGCCTTCGGGGTGCGCGCCCGCTTCTGATCCAGGCAGGATGTAAAAAAGAAAGGCGGGGCTTCGCGGCCCCGCCTTTTTTCATGCCCGATGACGGTGCGGGTCAGTCGACCCGTACCAGGTGGAGCAGGAAGCCCGCCTGCGGCTTGCAGCGGGGCGGCTGGAGACCGGCAGCCATGAGCGCGGCGCCCGAGAAAATCGCACCCTCGGCCAGCGCGGCGAAGAGTGGGGAGGCGGGGTAGCCGCTCCCCGGCCAGACCAGCGTCACCCGATATCGTGCGCGCGCATCGAGACCGTCGAGCCGCAACGGCGGGGCGAAATAGCCCCGAGGTTCGATGATCTGGGTGTAGGAAAACATGGCCTCCTGCTTGTCTTCTGAAACGATGCCGAACGCGATCTCGCTTTCCGGCCGGTCGAGCCGATAGAGGTCGCCCGAATGGATCAGCGCGCGGTGCCGCTTGTGAAGCGCGATGCCGGCGGCGAGTTCGGCGCGTTCGGCATCGTCCATCGCGTTTAGATCGGCCTCAACCCCGAAATGCCCGAACAGTGCGGTCGCGACGCGGGTCGCCATGCTCACCCGGCGGCCGGTGATGTGGCAGTCGGCCGGGCCGACATGCGCGCCCATCAGTTCGGCGGGGACGAACGTGGACAGGCCGCGCTGGATCGTCAGCCGGTCCAGCGCGTCGTTGGTGTCCGATGTCCAGACGCGGTCGGTGAAGTCGAGGATGCCGAAATCGGTGCGGCCGCCGCCGGCCGAGCAGCTTTCGATCTCCACTGCGGGATGCGCCGCACGCAGCCGGGCGAGTACCTCGTAGAGCCCGAGCACATGGGCATGCGCGCCCGCCCGGCCATCGGCGCCGCCGGGATGGCTGATATCCCGGTTCATGTCCCATTTGAGGTATGAAATTGCATGCTCGCGCAGCAGCGCGTCGATCCGGGCGAACAGATGCTCGCGGACCGCCGCCTGGCCGAAATCGAGCACCAGCTGGTTGCGGAAGCGCAGCTGCGGGGCGGGGGGCGTGCCGAGCACCCATTCCGGATGCGCGCGGAAAAGATCGCTGTCCGGGTTCACCATTTCCGGCTCGACCCAAAGGCCGAATTCCATGTCGAGCCCGCGGACATGGTCGACCAGCGGCCCCAGTCCGTGCGGGTAGATGGTCGGATCGACGATCCAGTCGCCCAGGCCGGCGGTGTCGTCGCGACGGCCGAGGAACCAGCCATCGTCGAGCACGAACCGCTCGATCCCCACCGCTGCCGCCTTGCCGGCGAGCGCCATGAGCGCTGCGGGGTCGTGGTCGAAATAGACGGCTTCCCAGGTGTTGTAGTGGACCGGACGCGGCTTGGCGCGCAGCCGCTCGTGCTGGGGTCGCGCGCGGACATGGGCGTGGAAGGCGCGGGCCAGGCCGCTACGCCCCGCATCGGACCAGGCGCAGACCAGATCGGGGCTGGTATAGCGGGCGCCGGGCGCCAGTTCGCATTCGCCGGGCAGGAACAGCTCGCCCAGCTGGACATAGGCCCGCCCGTCCGACAGCGTCTCCGCCCAGAGGCGGTGGTTGCCGCTCCAGGCGAGCTGCATGCCGAACACTTCGCCCGCCTGCTCGCCGCAGGGGCCGACTTCGCCAAGGATCGCGGGGAAGGCATCGTGGCTGGTGCGACCGCGCCGATTCTCGCGTGCCACCGCCCCCATCGCGCGAGGTACGCGGCGCGTCTGCAGCTCGCCCGACCAGCGGCCTTCGAACAGCGTCCAGTCGGTGACGGCCTCGGGTACCGGCAGGGCGGGCGCATCGCACGCCTCGACGCGCAGGGGCGCATGGCCCTGATTGATCAGCGTGGTGCGCATTCGCAGCACATCGCCTGCGAGATGCAGGCGATGGATCAGGCCGATGCCGTGAGCTGCATCCTCGGATTCGATCTCGACCGTGGCGGGATCCAGCCGGTTTATGGCCGTGATCGCGGTCCAGGTCGCCCAGCCCTGGCCGTCGCGATGCGCCGACAATCCCGGGCGGCCGGGAAAGCCGGAGCCGATCAGCGGCGTGAGCGCCAGCGGCGGCGTTGCCGCAGGCGAGCAGGGGGCTTCCTGGCGCACACCCTGCAGGGAGAACAGTGCAGGATCCACCTCTAGGGGCAGGCGGCGGCCCCAATAGAGGATCGTCGGCGCCTCACTCCGGCAATCGACGATCAGGCAGGTGGCGCGGCCCTCGAGCCGGACGAACGCTTCGGTCACAATGCAATCCCCTCGCAGCCGCCGCGACCCTTCATTGCGCGACGCAGTCGTTATTGACCGAGGTTTATTATGGTATAAATATGATGATGAACAAGCCGGCGTGTGCCTCGAGGCAATCTTGCCAAGCAGCGCGCGCCGGTACAAACGATTTAGCAACAGGGCGGCGGCGCATGCACGCGGTAGCCCGGAGAGGAATGCGGTCAGGTGCTTGGCGTCTGCTATTACCCGGAACATTGGTCGCGCGCGCTGTGGGCGGAAGATGCCCGCCGCATGAAGGTGCTGGGGCTGCGCTATGTCCGCATCGGCGAATTCGCCTGGTCGCGACTGGAGCCCGAGCCCGGCACCTACGACTTTGCCTGGCTCGATGAGGCGATCGAGACGCTCGCTGCCGCCGGGCTGGAGGTGGTGCTCGGCACGCCCACCGCGACCCCGCCGAAGTGGCTGATCGACCTGTATCCCGAAATCCTGCCGGTTGATCCCGAGACCGGCCGCACCCGCGGCTTCGGTTCGCGGCGGCATTATGATTTTTCCAGCGACGTCTATCTGCGCGAATCCGAGCGGATCGTGACCGCGCTTGCCGAACGCTACGGCACGCACCCGGGCGTGGTCGGCTGGCAGACCGACAACGAGCTAAGCTGCCACCTCACCACGCTCAGCGCCTCACCGGTGGCCCGTGACGCGTTCCGGCTGTGGTGCGAGGCACGATACGGCTCCATTGAGGCGCTCAACACCGCCTGGGGCAACGTCTTCTGGTCGATGGAGTATCGCAGCTTCGACGAGATCGAGCTGCCGGTCGGCGCGGTGACCGAGACCAGCCCGGCGCACCGCATGGCATGGCGCCGCTTCTCCTCGGACCAGGTCGCGCGTTATCACGATGCGCAGGTGGCGATCCTGCGGCGCCTGTCGCCGGGCAAGTTCATCACCCACAACTTCATCCCAATGAACGAGACCGGCGTCGACAACCACCGGCTTGCCCGCGACCTGGATTTCGCAGCGTACGACAATTATCCGCTGGGCCGCACCGACCTGTGGATGGCGGACGCGCCCGCCGAGGAATTCCGCCGCTACATGCGGACCGGCCATCCCGATTTCGGCGCGTTCTTCTTCGATCAGACGCGTGGCCTCGCGCCGGGCGCGTTCTGGATCATGGAGCAGCAGCCGGGTCCGGTGAACTGGGCGATGCACAATCCGCGGCCGGCGCCGGGCATGGTGCGGTTGTGGACGCTGGAAGCCTTCGCGCACGGCGCGGGGGTGGTCAGCTATTTCCGCTGGCGGCAGGCGCCCTTCGCCCAGGAGCAGATGCACGCCGGCCTGCTCCGGCCCGACAGCAGCGAGGCGGCGGCCTGGCCCGAGGTCGAGGCGGTGGTGCGCGATCTCGGCCTGCTCGGGCTGGATGCGCGTCCGCGTGGCCGGGCCAAGGTGGCGCTGGTCGTCGACGTCGAGGCGCAGTGGCTCGGCGACATCGAGCGGCAGGGCGATAGCTACGACTATACCCGTATCCTGCTCGGCTATTATCAAGCGTTCCGCCGGCTGGGTGTCGATGTCGACTTCCTCGCGCCCGACGGCGACCCCGCCGACTACAAGCTGATCGTGGTGCCGTCGCTGGCGATCGCGCGCGCCGACACCGCGGCGCGTCTGGCGAGCGGCGGGGCGGTGGTGCTGTACGGCGCACGCTCGGGTGCCAAGACCGAGGATCTCACGCTCCCCGAGACGCTGGCGCCGGGCGCCCTCGCCACCGTGCTGCCGATCCAAGTGCGCTCGGTCGAGACGCTGCGCCCGGGCTGCGAGGGCACCATCGCCTGGAACGGCCGCGTCTATCCCAGCGGCGGCTGGCGCGAGGAGCTGGGGCTCGACGCCTCGGTGGAGACGCTGGGTCGGTTCGAGGATGGCGGGGCGGCGCTGGTCCGCAAGGACAAGGCGCTCTACCTCGCTACGCTTACCGATGCGACTTTGCTGACCGACCTGCTCGAAGCGCTCTGCGCCGAGGTCGGCGTGGCGACGGTACGGCTGTCCGAGGATCTGCGGATCTGCCGGCGCGGCGATCTCGTTTTTGCGTTCAACTATGCCGAAACCGCTGCGATGGCGCCGGCGCCGCAGGATGCGACCTTCGTGCTCGGCGACCGCACCATCGAACCGCGCGACGTCGCGGTCTGGAGGGATGCATGATCCGCGTGCTGCGCGGCGCGGGCCTCGCGCTTGCGGCGGTGCTCGCCAGCCCGGCAATGGCGCAGGGCCTGCCCGACGTGCCGGAACTTGCCCAGCCGGGTGCCTATTCGGTCGGGGTACTGCGCATGGACCTTACCGATCCGGTGCAGAAGCGCACGCTGCCGCTCACCATCTGGTATCCGGCGGCCGGGCAGGGCAGCGGAGCGCCGGCGCATTATGTGATGAAGACGCCGGGACCTGCCGCGAGCGGCGGCCATGTCGGTTTCGCGCGCACGAACGTGCCGGCGCTCACCGGCAAGCGTTTCCCGCTGGTCGTCTTCTCGCACGGCTATCGCAACTGGGCGACCGGCTTCAGCGACCTTGCCGAGGGCCTCGCCTCGCACGGCTATGTCGTGGCTTCGATCGACCATCAGGACATTGAGCCGACCAGCCCCGAGAGCCGGCTGCGCTCCTTCGCGCAGGTGGTGCTGACCCGCAGCGCCGACCAGCGCTTCGTGATCGGCGAACTTGCTCGGCGGGCAGGGACCGGACCGCTGGCCAACAGCTATGATCCCACCTCGATCGCGCTGATCGGCTATTCGATGGGAGGCTTTGGTGCGCTGATCACCGGTGGCGCCGGACTCGATCCCGAGGGGCCGCTGTACAAGCTGGCCCCGCAGCCGGGCATTGCGCCCTATGCCGAGGGTGCCCCGCTGGAGGCGCAGGCGCCAGCCGGCGTGAAGGCGATCGTCGCCTTCGCGCCTTGGGGCGGCGCGCCGCCGCTGCGCGCATGGAGTGCCAAGGGCCTGGCGAATCTCACCACGCCCACCCTGTTCATCGTCGGCGATCAGGATGACGTCAGCGGCTATGGCGAAGGCGTGGGCTGGCTCTATCAGAACGCGATTCATGCCGACCGAACGATGCTGGTCTACCAGAATGCGCACCACAACATCGCCGGCGACGGTGTCGCGGGCATCCCCGATCCGACCTTCGAATGGGTCGAGCGGCTCGAGGAGCCGGTGTGGCGGCGCGATCGCATCCTCGCGATCAACCGTCACTTCGTGACCGCCTTTCTCGACCGCACGCTCAAGAACGACGCCGCGCACGGGGCATTCCTCACGGTGCCGACCGTGAAGGCGGCCGACGGCGCCTGGCCGCTGGGCGCCGGGCAGAGCGTCGGTGCCCGCTACGCCGCGCCCGACGATGCCGGGTCGCGCGGCTATTGGCCCGGCTTCCAGCGCCGCTGGGCCCTTGGCCTCGAACTCCACCACGCCGCGCCGGGAGGCCGCTGATGAACCTGCAGCAGAATCAGGCGCTGATCGCCGCGGGTCTCACCGCGCTCGTCGCCTTCATCACCTATTGGAAGTGCCGCGGCGAAGGCCGCTCGGCCGAGAATAGCAACCGCGAATTCTTCCTCGCCGGCGGCGGACTGTCATGGTTCTACATCGCCGGCTCGATCACCATCACCAATCTGTCGACCGACCAGCTGATTGGGATGAACGGCAACCAGATGGCGCTGCTCGCCTGGTGGGAGCTGGCGGCGGTCGCGGGTCTGACGATGCTCGCCTTCATCTTCCTGCCCATCTACTACCGCAACAACTGCACCACCGTTACCGAGCTGCTCGAGAAGAAGTATGGCGACGTCAACATCCGGGCGACCATCGCCACGGTGTTCCTGCTCGGCAATATCCTCATCTACCAGCCGATCGTGCTCTATTCCGGTGCGCTGATGATGAAGTCGATGTTCGGCCTCACCATGCCGACCGTGCTGCTGGCGGCGATCTTCGGCGTGGCCGGGTCGCTCTATTCGATCTTCGGCGGCCTGCGCGCGGCGGCGATCACCGACACCTATAGCGGCGTGCTGCTGCTGGGCATGGCGATGCTGGTGGTGTTCCTCTCGCTCGGCGCGATTCATTGGGACTTTTCGGGGATTCCCCCGGAGCGGCTGACCATGCTCGGCGGGCCGGACTCGCCGATCCCGTGGCCGACCCTGTTCACCGGCATCATCTTCATCCAGATGTTCTACTGGTCGACCAACCAGACGATCACCCAGCGCGCCATGGCGGCGCCCAATCTTCGCGAGGCGCAGAAGGGCGTGATGGCGGCGACCGCGATCCGCCTGCTGGTGGTGCCGGCGATCGTCGTGATCCCGGGTATCGTCTCGTACAAGATGTTCGGCCATCTCGGCGACGCGGCCTATGGCAAGATCGTATGGACCGTGCTGCCGACCTGGATGTCGGGCATCTTCGCCGCCGCGATCGCCTCGGCGGTACTGGCGCACTTCACCAGCCTGCTCAACTCCTCGGCGACGCTCTATGTGTGCGACCTGCACGAGAAGTACATTGATCCCAATCCCAACGTCGCACGGCTGAACCTGATCAGCAACGTGGTGTTCGTGATCCTGGCGATCGCGATCGTGCCGATCTATGCGGGCGCGGCGAGCATCATCAACCTGGTGCAGCAACTCAACGGATTGACCAGCATGCCGGTGCTGTCCGTGTTTGTCGTCGCACTGCTGTTTCGCGGGGTCGATGCCCGTGCGGCGATCTGCGGCCTGGTGGCGGGCGTCGCCTTCTACGCCTTCGCGACGTTCGTCTGGGCGCCGCTCCACTATATCCACATGATCGCGATCACGCTGTTCTTCAGCATCGGCGTGTCGCTGAGCGTCAATCGTCTCGTCTTTGGCGGGCAGGCAGAGCTGCGGCTGACACGGGCCTGAGGTTCGGAGCTTCCGAAGGGGCGGGCTGCAGCTGCGCCCCTTCGGAACCGAAACCGCCGATGCTCGTTTCGGCGCAACTATCGCCGCCATTCCCTTTTGGGTGCTTGTTCCAACGGCGCGGTGCGATATGCGATCGCAGGGGGCCGTTCAGGACAGATGTGGATGAAACGTCGGAGTTTGTTGCGCGAGTCCGGCAGACGGACTGTCTGGCCGGTGATCGGCCTGCTTGTCGGTCTGGCTTTCTTCCTCGTCAGCGGCGCGCTCGCCTATCGCAACATTCAGGCGCTGCGCGACAGTGACGCGGCGATCCGACACAGCCACACGGTCCTCATTGCGCTCGACGAGCTGCTGTCGACCTTGCAGGACGCGGAGACGGGCCAGCGCGGCTATCTGCTGACGGGCGGGCAGGGCTATCTGGAGCCCTACGCCGAAGCAACCAAGACGGTTCAGGCGCGCCTGGCGCGGCTGGAGGACCTGATCAGCGACAACGACGTGCAGCTTGGCAATGTTGCGCAGCTGCGCCGCCATGTCGATGCGAAGCTGGGCGAACTTCGCGAAACGATCCAGGCGCGCCGCACCCAGGGGCTGGCGGCCGCGCTCGCGATTGTCGGCACCGATCGCGGCAAGGTCAGCATGGATGCGATCCGAGCCCAGCTCGCCGCGATGGCGCAGGAAGAAGGCCGGCTGCGCCAGCAGCGGCTCGACGACATGGCAGCCGCCTCGCAAGCGGCGATCGCCAGCGGGCTGGTCTCCAGCCTGATCGGCGCGGGGCTGACGCTGCTGATCTTCGTGCTGCTTCGCCGGAGCTTGCGCGAGCGGGCCAAGGAAGAATGGCTGCAAAACGGGCTGCTCGGCATTTCGGCCGCCGTTCGGGGCGATCGATCGGTGGAAGAGATCGCCGAGGCCGTGCTTGCCTATCTGGCGGATTCGCTCGGCTTCCAGGCCGGTGCGCTGTTCAAGGGCGAGGCGGGACTGTTCCGCCGCGTCGCCACGCTGGGCGTTCCGACCGATGCCGACATGCCCCAGGCGTTCCATCTGCGCGAGGGGCTGCTCGGCCGCGTCGCCGCGGAAGGCAAGCCGATCCTGCTCGAGGACGTGCCCGAGCATTATCTCCAGATCGGCTCGGCCTTCGGTCGGGAGAAGCCGCGTCATTTGCTGATCGTGCCGGCGATGGCCGACGCCGTGGTCAACGCGGTCATCGAGCTCGGTTTCTTCCATGCCACCGATCCGATGATGCTGGAGCTGCTCGAGCGCGCCGCGCCGGTGATCGGCGTTGCGCTGCGCTCGGCGCGCTTCCGTGCCCAGCTGCAGGACGCGCTGGAGGAAACGCAGCGCCAGGCCGCCGAGCTGCAGACCCAGAGCGAGGAACTGCAGGTCAACAACGAGGAGCTGGAAGAGCAGGGCCGGGCGCTGCGCGAATCCCAGGCGATGCTCGAACAGCAGCAGGTCGAACTGGAGCAGACCAACAGTCAGCTGGAGGAGCAGGCGCAGGCGCTGGAGAATCAGCGCGACGAGCTGGAGCGCGGCAGCAATGCGCTGCGTGCCAAGACGCGCGAGCTGGAACAGGCCAGCCAGTACAAGAGCGATTTCCTCGCTAATATGAGCCACGAGCTGCGCACCCCGCTCAACTCGCTGCTAATCCTTGCCAAGCTTCTGGGCGACAATGCCCCGCATACGCTGACCGCAGAGCAGATAAAATTCGCGCGGACGATCGAATCCTCGGGCAATGATCTGCTCACCTTGATCAATGACATTCTGGATCTCTCGAAGATCGAAGCGGGCCATGTCGATATCCGCCCGGAGCCGGTAAGTCTGGTGCGGCTCGGCACCGATCTGCGCCAGACCTTCCAGCCGGTGGCCGAACAGCGCGGCCTGACGCTCGATATCGTGCTGGAAGACGCGGCGCCGCGGGGGATCGAGACCGATCGCATGCGGCTGGAGCAGATCCTGAAGAACCTGCTGTCCAACGCGCTCAAGTTCACCGAGAAGGGCAGTGTCCGGCTGGATATCCGCGTTGCGGGGGACGGGATCGCCTTTGCGGTGCGCGATACCGGGATCGGTATCTCCGCCGAACAGCAGCGGATGATCTTCGAGGCGTTCCATCAGGCTGACGGCACCATCAACCGCCGCTATGGCGGAACGGGCCTGGGTCTGTCGATCTCGCGCGAACTCGCGCGCCTGCTGGGCGGCGGCATCACGCTCGACAGCCGCGCCGGCGAAGGCAGCACCTTCACGCTGACGCTACCGGCCCGTTATGACGCATCGGCGGTCCAGCCGCGCGAGCATGTCGCGCCGGCGGCTACGCCGGCTGCTGCGCCGATGCCGGCCGCGGCACCTGCATCCGTCGCGAAGCCGCCGCGCCGCGCCGCGACGGCGGCGGACTGGGCCTTGGAGGACGATCGCGATGCGCTGGTCCCCGGCGGTCGCCATCTGCTGGTCATCGAAGACGACCCGGTCTTCGCCTCGATCGTCTGCGACCTTTCCCGTGAACTCGGCTTCCAGTGCCTGATCGCCAGCACCGCCGACGAGGCGCTGCATCTGGCGCGCACCTATCGTCCGAGTGCGGTGGTGCTGGATCTTGGCCTGCCCGACCAGTCCGGCCTGATCGTGCTGGACCGGCTGAAGCAGGAAGACGCGACCCGGCACATCCCGATCCACGTCATCTCCGCCGCCGACCAGAGCCAGACGGCGCTGTCGCTCGGCGCGGTCGGCTACCACATCAAGCCGATCAAGCGCGAGCTGCTGGCCGAGGTGCTGGAGAACCTCCAGGCACGCACCGCAAGCCGCATGCGGCGCGTCCTCATCGTCGAGGACGATGCCGTGCAGCGCGATGCGGTCGCACGTCTGCTGCGGACCGACGATGTCGAGACGGTCGGTGTCAGCACCGCCGCCGAATGCCTGGAGATGCTGCGCAGCCAGACCTTCGACTGCATGGTGCTCGACCTGTCACTGCCGGATGCCTCGGGCTTTTCGCTGCTGGAGACGCTGAGCCAGGAGGACGGTGCGCACAGCTTCCCGCCGGTGATCGTCTATACCGGTCATGATCTCAGCGCCGACGACGAGCAGAAGCTGCGCCGCTACTCCAGCTCGATCATCATCAAGGGCGCCAAGTCGCCCGAACGGCTGCTCGACGAGGTGTCGCTGTTCCTCCACCAGGTCGTCTCCGAACTGCCGAGCGAGCAGCAGGAGATGATCCAGAACGCGCGTCGGCGCGATGCGGTGCTGGAGGGGCGGCGGGTACTGATCGTCGAGGACGATGTCCGCAACGTCTATTCGCTGACCAGCGTGCTGGAGCCGCGCGGCGTGCTCGTGCGAATCGCCCGCAACGGCCAGGAGGCACTGGATGCACTGGCCGAGGCGGCGACGGATCCGGACAAGGCCGTCGATCTGGCGCTCATGGACGTGATGATGCCGGTGATGGACGGGCTCACCGCCACGCGCGAGATTCGGAAAGACCCGCGCTGGTCGAGGCTGCCGATCATCATGCTCACCGCCAAGGCGATGCCCGACGATCAGGAACGCTGCATCGAAGCGGGTGCCAGCGACTACATGGCCAAGCC includes the following:
- a CDS encoding TonB-dependent receptor, with product MMALAAPAIAQTAAADQAGDPSAQETEIVVTGLRASLNRSIDVKRDASSIVDSIASEDLGKFPDTNVAESLQRITGVSVDRSSGEGRFVTVRGFGPQFNQLLLNGRTLATENPGRQFSFDLLPADLISGADVYKTANANLQEGGIGSTINLKTPRPFDTPGQRVILSAKGNYESLADKFTPDLFGLYSNTFLDGRLGVLVSASYEQRKARIDTAVVSGYYKTSVGGANGAPVLNNVYMPQDYNQYSDSQDRKRRTFTATVQAKPTDTLTMTLDGVYNKFDVTSVANQIGHFYSPANITNVKLDSNRTVVAFDQDATGHTDYVARTFNRPTELKSVGFNTVWKPNAMVDVAFDSSYSEARNNNGGNEIFAVIGFNNPIKFDSTGSGLPSLTATNGFTNTGVGRAHFATRQGSNYGETVYENRLDLTLRTDYEHLTAIRFGAIYTDRTKDNQLVQSSSDTWCSYCGYSIPVASGILQPFTPSNFLSGVGGSFPRAWLSFNPETYFSFLESKAAADAQDRATGQPVGTTYAQIQKTNGYAATPQPSSFRVHEKVAGAYAQIDFKGEIGGMKLTGALGARYVHTELESTGVNQVLLDLLPTPNDPTLYRAPLSATAVPVSGKTSYDNFLPSLNVKLDVSPEMVARFAASQTVTRPNLTDLAPQLTYTVTRPGNLQASGGNPALKPYKSTNLDLSYEWYYQNAGFFTVGAFYKRLDDFIVTSVGNETITIANASNLSEFAGGKATFAVSRPRNVGAATVYGLEVGFQHNFSYLPAPFDGLGVTLNATFVKSSTGDSNDNGASFALVGLGNSQNAVLFYEKGPIQFRAAYNHRDGFLSTQSNATGGNPVYTRGAGQVDLQASYAVTKSVSLVAEAINVTNAVVQTYDGTVNKFLSYTETGPRYAFGVRARF
- a CDS encoding alpha-galactosidase, with translation MTEAFVRLEGRATCLIVDCRSEAPTILYWGRRLPLEVDPALFSLQGVRQEAPCSPAATPPLALTPLIGSGFPGRPGLSAHRDGQGWATWTAITAINRLDPATVEIESEDAAHGIGLIHRLHLAGDVLRMRTTLINQGHAPLRVEACDAPALPVPEAVTDWTLFEGRWSGELQTRRVPRAMGAVARENRRGRTSHDAFPAILGEVGPCGEQAGEVFGMQLAWSGNHRLWAETLSDGRAYVQLGELFLPGECELAPGARYTSPDLVCAWSDAGRSGLARAFHAHVRARPQHERLRAKPRPVHYNTWEAVYFDHDPAALMALAGKAAAVGIERFVLDDGWFLGRRDDTAGLGDWIVDPTIYPHGLGPLVDHVRGLDMEFGLWVEPEMVNPDSDLFRAHPEWVLGTPPAPQLRFRNQLVLDFGQAAVREHLFARIDALLREHAISYLKWDMNRDISHPGGADGRAGAHAHVLGLYEVLARLRAAHPAVEIESCSAGGGRTDFGILDFTDRVWTSDTNDALDRLTIQRGLSTFVPAELMGAHVGPADCHITGRRVSMATRVATALFGHFGVEADLNAMDDAERAELAAGIALHKRHRALIHSGDLYRLDRPESEIAFGIVSEDKQEAMFSYTQIIEPRGYFAPPLRLDGLDARARYRVTLVWPGSGYPASPLFAALAEGAIFSGAALMAAGLQPPRCKPQAGFLLHLVRVD
- a CDS encoding beta-galactosidase translates to MLGVCYYPEHWSRALWAEDARRMKVLGLRYVRIGEFAWSRLEPEPGTYDFAWLDEAIETLAAAGLEVVLGTPTATPPKWLIDLYPEILPVDPETGRTRGFGSRRHYDFSSDVYLRESERIVTALAERYGTHPGVVGWQTDNELSCHLTTLSASPVARDAFRLWCEARYGSIEALNTAWGNVFWSMEYRSFDEIELPVGAVTETSPAHRMAWRRFSSDQVARYHDAQVAILRRLSPGKFITHNFIPMNETGVDNHRLARDLDFAAYDNYPLGRTDLWMADAPAEEFRRYMRTGHPDFGAFFFDQTRGLAPGAFWIMEQQPGPVNWAMHNPRPAPGMVRLWTLEAFAHGAGVVSYFRWRQAPFAQEQMHAGLLRPDSSEAAAWPEVEAVVRDLGLLGLDARPRGRAKVALVVDVEAQWLGDIERQGDSYDYTRILLGYYQAFRRLGVDVDFLAPDGDPADYKLIVVPSLAIARADTAARLASGGAVVLYGARSGAKTEDLTLPETLAPGALATVLPIQVRSVETLRPGCEGTIAWNGRVYPSGGWREELGLDASVETLGRFEDGGAALVRKDKALYLATLTDATLLTDLLEALCAEVGVATVRLSEDLRICRRGDLVFAFNYAETAAMAPAPQDATFVLGDRTIEPRDVAVWRDA
- a CDS encoding alpha/beta hydrolase family protein — protein: MIRVLRGAGLALAAVLASPAMAQGLPDVPELAQPGAYSVGVLRMDLTDPVQKRTLPLTIWYPAAGQGSGAPAHYVMKTPGPAASGGHVGFARTNVPALTGKRFPLVVFSHGYRNWATGFSDLAEGLASHGYVVASIDHQDIEPTSPESRLRSFAQVVLTRSADQRFVIGELARRAGTGPLANSYDPTSIALIGYSMGGFGALITGGAGLDPEGPLYKLAPQPGIAPYAEGAPLEAQAPAGVKAIVAFAPWGGAPPLRAWSAKGLANLTTPTLFIVGDQDDVSGYGEGVGWLYQNAIHADRTMLVYQNAHHNIAGDGVAGIPDPTFEWVERLEEPVWRRDRILAINRHFVTAFLDRTLKNDAAHGAFLTVPTVKAADGAWPLGAGQSVGARYAAPDDAGSRGYWPGFQRRWALGLELHHAAPGGR